The Anabaena sp. WA102 genome contains a region encoding:
- a CDS encoding IS4 family transposase translates to MLPQSYQTIFRKHLSEQQYLTLEILLLLIQAHRQVKLSKLASLFPQPIKYESRKRNLQRFLGIGKLCVKLLWFPLIKYWIRQSLTPKQLNREQRRYFHKKQYQKYGYWMVALDRTQWKGRNIFMVTLVWGTHALPLYWETLNHVGNSNLQTQKRLIKTAIKLLKKCRIVVLADREFHSPKLAKWLDEQGVYFALRQKKNLYFQEKPEQEYQVLKNQGFKPGMSRFYEKVKCGKGDELGLFNIAVYWKRKYRNSGPKEPWYILTNLPTLQQTLCLYRCRWGIEQFFKDCKTGGYNLEDTKVNETRFLALVLLIVIAYSLATMHGQRMKKLGIETYAGRIQQHQDKYPRQSDFSFALYGQLWIYGMELWADLALNLINLKPHKRLFFQRGFQALSLMKQAL, encoded by the coding sequence ATGTTACCACAATCATATCAAACAATTTTCCGAAAGCATTTGAGTGAACAGCAGTATTTGACACTAGAGATATTGTTGTTATTAATACAGGCTCATCGCCAAGTAAAACTGTCAAAATTGGCCAGCTTGTTTCCCCAACCAATTAAATATGAAAGCAGGAAACGTAATCTACAAAGATTTTTAGGAATAGGTAAACTCTGCGTAAAATTATTATGGTTTCCATTGATAAAATATTGGATTAGACAATCGTTAACACCAAAACAACTGAATCGAGAACAGCGCCGTTATTTTCATAAAAAACAGTATCAAAAATATGGTTATTGGATGGTAGCACTGGATAGAACACAGTGGAAGGGGCGAAATATATTTATGGTGACATTGGTATGGGGTACTCATGCCCTACCACTATATTGGGAAACATTAAATCATGTCGGAAATAGTAATTTACAAACACAGAAAAGATTAATAAAGACAGCAATAAAGTTGTTAAAAAAATGTCGAATTGTGGTGTTAGCAGACAGAGAATTTCATAGTCCAAAACTGGCTAAATGGCTTGATGAGCAAGGAGTTTACTTCGCTTTACGCCAGAAGAAAAACCTTTATTTTCAAGAAAAACCTGAACAAGAATATCAAGTTCTTAAAAATCAAGGATTTAAGCCAGGAATGTCGAGATTTTATGAAAAAGTTAAATGTGGTAAAGGGGATGAATTAGGCTTATTTAATATCGCTGTTTATTGGAAGAGAAAATATCGGAACTCTGGACCAAAAGAACCTTGGTATATCTTGACGAATCTACCAACTCTCCAACAAACTTTATGCCTCTATAGATGTCGATGGGGAATTGAGCAATTCTTTAAGGATTGTAAAACTGGTGGTTATAATTTAGAGGATACTAAAGTAAATGAAACTCGCTTTTTAGCTTTAGTATTATTGATTGTCATTGCTTATAGTTTAGCCACTATGCACGGTCAACGGATGAAAAAATTAGGTATAGAGACTTATGCCGGACGTATTCAACAACATCAGGACAAGTACCCACGTCAAAGTGATTTTAGCTTTGCTCTCTACGGACAACTATGGATTTATGGTATGGAATTATGGGCTGATTTAGCTCTGAATTTAATCAATCTCAAGCCTCATAAACGCCTCTTTTTTCAACGGGGCTTTCAGGCTCTATCCCTTATGAAACAAGCTCTTTAG
- the ilvC gene encoding ketol-acid reductoisomerase, whose translation MARMYYDEDANLDLLKGKTVAIIGYGSQGHAHALNLKDSGVNVIVGLYPGSKSTAKAEAAGLTVKNVADAAKAADFIMILLPDEVQKTIYKNEIEPNLEAGNVLAFAHGFNIHFAQVVPPADVDVVMVAPKGPGHLVRRTYEQGQGVPALFAVYQDATGQARDRAMAYAKGVGGTRAGILETTFREETETDLFGEQAVLCGGLSALIKAGFETLVEAGYQPELAYFECLHEVKLIVDLVVEGGLATMRDSISNTAEYGDYTRGPRVVTAQTKAEMKKILSEIQSGQFAREFVLENQAGKPGFTAMRRQEAEHPIEAVGKDLRAMFSWLKKA comes from the coding sequence ATGGCGCGTATGTATTATGATGAAGATGCTAATTTAGACCTTTTAAAAGGTAAAACCGTTGCTATTATTGGTTATGGTTCACAAGGTCATGCTCATGCGCTGAATCTCAAAGATAGCGGTGTAAACGTCATTGTCGGATTATATCCCGGCAGTAAGTCCACAGCCAAAGCCGAAGCTGCTGGTTTGACAGTTAAAAATGTGGCTGATGCTGCCAAAGCTGCTGATTTCATCATGATTTTATTACCAGATGAAGTCCAAAAAACAATTTACAAAAACGAAATTGAACCCAATTTAGAAGCCGGAAACGTTTTAGCTTTTGCACATGGTTTTAATATCCATTTTGCACAGGTTGTACCCCCTGCTGATGTTGATGTCGTCATGGTTGCGCCTAAAGGACCTGGACATTTAGTGCGTCGTACCTACGAACAAGGACAAGGTGTACCTGCGTTATTTGCAGTTTATCAAGATGCCACTGGTCAGGCACGCGATCGCGCAATGGCCTATGCTAAAGGTGTTGGTGGTACACGCGCCGGTATTTTGGAAACTACCTTCCGGGAAGAAACCGAAACCGACTTGTTTGGAGAACAAGCAGTATTGTGTGGTGGTTTGAGTGCTTTAATCAAAGCCGGTTTTGAAACCCTAGTAGAAGCAGGTTATCAACCAGAACTCGCTTATTTTGAATGTCTGCACGAAGTCAAATTAATTGTTGATTTAGTCGTAGAAGGTGGTTTAGCCACCATGCGCGATAGTATTTCTAATACTGCCGAATATGGTGATTATACTCGCGGTCCTCGCGTTGTCACCGCCCAAACTAAAGCGGAAATGAAGAAAATCCTCAGCGAAATCCAATCTGGACAATTTGCGCGGGAATTTGTCTTGGAAAACCAAGCTGGTAAACCTGGTTTTACTGCTATGCGTCGTCAAGAAGCAGAACATCCTATTGAAGCAGTTGGTAAAGATTTACGTGCCATGTTTAGCTGGTTAAAGAAAGCGTAA
- a CDS encoding NAD(P)/FAD-dependent oxidoreductase — translation MVDLADKKPVHQVVIIGGGFGGLYAAKSMAKANVQITLIDKRNFHLFQPLLYQVATGSLSPADISSPLRSVLSKSKNTKVLLGEVNDIDTTAQNVMVGAESVPYDTLIVATGAKHSYFGKDNWEEFAPGLKTVEDAIEMRRRIFSAFEAAESESDPVKRQALLTFVIVGGGPTGVELAGAIAELATKTLTEDFRNIDTSETRVLLLEGLDRILPPFAPELSHTAETSLKALGVDVQTKTLVTHIENDIVTIKQGDDVKEIAAKTVLWAAGVKASAMGKVLTEKTGVESDRAGRVIVEPDLSIKGFPNIFVVGDLANFAHQNDKPLPGVAPVAMQEGEYVAKLIQKRLKGETLPQFKYVDRGSLAMIGQHAAVVDLGFIKLRGFLAWFVWLFIHIYFLIEFDNKLVVMIQWLWSYFTRNRGARLITGKETIAPVPIVNSDNHTPVITKKPLNV, via the coding sequence ATGGTTGATCTAGCTGACAAGAAACCGGTTCATCAAGTCGTGATTATTGGTGGTGGCTTCGGTGGATTGTATGCCGCTAAGTCTATGGCTAAGGCTAATGTACAAATCACGCTGATTGATAAACGCAATTTTCATCTCTTTCAACCACTGCTGTACCAAGTCGCTACAGGTTCTTTGTCCCCAGCGGATATTTCCTCTCCCTTGCGTTCTGTTCTCAGCAAGAGCAAAAATACAAAGGTGCTGTTGGGTGAAGTGAATGATATTGACACTACCGCCCAAAATGTGATGGTAGGCGCGGAATCTGTCCCCTACGATACTTTAATTGTGGCTACAGGGGCGAAGCATTCCTATTTTGGGAAGGATAACTGGGAAGAATTTGCACCGGGTTTAAAGACTGTAGAAGATGCCATTGAGATGCGTCGGCGGATATTTTCAGCATTTGAAGCGGCTGAAAGCGAAAGTGATCCGGTAAAACGCCAAGCTTTGTTAACTTTTGTAATTGTTGGTGGTGGTCCAACTGGGGTAGAATTGGCGGGAGCGATCGCTGAATTGGCAACTAAAACCCTGACAGAAGATTTCCGCAACATTGACACCTCAGAAACCAGAGTTTTATTGTTAGAAGGTTTAGATCGGATTCTTCCCCCTTTTGCCCCCGAATTATCCCACACAGCGGAAACATCATTAAAGGCTTTGGGCGTAGATGTGCAAACCAAAACTTTGGTAACACATATTGAAAATGATATTGTGACGATTAAGCAAGGTGATGATGTCAAAGAAATTGCAGCAAAAACTGTGTTGTGGGCTGCGGGTGTGAAAGCCTCAGCAATGGGGAAAGTTTTGACAGAGAAGACGGGAGTTGAGAGCGATCGCGCTGGTCGTGTTATAGTTGAACCAGACTTAAGTATTAAAGGATTTCCCAACATCTTCGTAGTTGGTGACTTAGCAAATTTCGCCCATCAAAATGATAAACCTTTGCCGGGAGTTGCACCAGTCGCCATGCAGGAAGGCGAATATGTAGCTAAACTCATTCAAAAACGTTTGAAAGGTGAAACACTACCCCAATTCAAATATGTGGATAGAGGTAGTTTAGCAATGATTGGGCAACACGCCGCAGTTGTTGATTTAGGATTTATCAAACTCAGAGGTTTCTTGGCGTGGTTTGTTTGGTTATTTATTCATATTTACTTCTTGATTGAATTTGATAATAAGTTAGTTGTGATGATTCAATGGTTGTGGAGTTATTTTACCCGCAATCGTGGCGCGAGATTAATTACAGGTAAGGAAACCATTGCCCCTGTACCAATTGTAAATAGTGATAATCACACGCCAGTTATCACAAAAAAGCCGTTAAATGTGTAG
- a CDS encoding T3SS effector HopA1 family protein codes for MLDDSTNQILNSLFDIANNIQIEPNFCIYHPNYQPFALPTNIANRFQQNSPSLKQKYLNILLRNFLYGIYYNGSLQTVLATNSNCQSQINFLENNSLGVDEEFYEQLHHSNHGTGHYEPDWQILRIEPDGSMAVNKDGLTLYIEPECHLQPRKKSPKVGELIAIWMPKNRLQNGCYVAVSNTAIENQSPQNTDLGGGRIYFHVTSSGAIVLMDSLTKALNNVAIAFSFQVLYNPAAYQRYDGGVLHFNRQDYPTIRNILQDIYQKHQAYFQPEIPLFTKFLAPGLGLAEEPNQKFAPQESFGMNRCQIVANALLESWQKGKNALEERIELINQHFARNLIDVQHPYLNPASEDIYQPLI; via the coding sequence ATGCTTGATGACTCTACCAATCAAATTCTCAATTCATTATTCGATATTGCCAATAATATCCAGATTGAACCTAATTTTTGTATTTACCATCCCAATTATCAACCTTTTGCCTTACCCACAAATATAGCAAACAGGTTTCAACAAAACTCACCTTCTTTAAAACAGAAATATTTGAATATACTGTTGAGAAATTTCCTCTATGGTATTTATTACAATGGTTCACTACAAACAGTCTTAGCCACAAACAGTAATTGTCAATCTCAGATAAATTTCCTAGAAAATAATAGTTTAGGTGTAGATGAAGAATTCTATGAACAACTACATCATAGCAATCATGGTACAGGTCATTATGAACCAGATTGGCAGATTTTGAGAATTGAACCTGATGGTAGTATGGCTGTAAATAAGGATGGATTAACCTTATATATTGAGCCAGAATGTCATCTGCAACCCCGGAAAAAGTCCCCTAAAGTGGGGGAATTAATAGCAATATGGATGCCTAAAAATCGCTTGCAAAATGGCTGTTATGTGGCAGTAAGTAATACAGCAATAGAAAATCAATCTCCCCAAAATACTGATTTAGGAGGAGGACGAATTTATTTTCATGTGACATCATCCGGGGCAATTGTCCTCATGGATAGCTTAACCAAAGCCTTGAATAATGTGGCAATTGCCTTTAGTTTCCAAGTTCTTTATAATCCCGCAGCATATCAGCGTTATGATGGAGGTGTGCTGCATTTTAACCGCCAAGATTACCCCACAATTCGGAATATTCTTCAAGATATTTATCAAAAACATCAAGCTTACTTTCAGCCAGAAATTCCCTTATTTACAAAATTTTTAGCACCGGGATTAGGGTTAGCCGAAGAACCAAATCAAAAATTTGCTCCTCAAGAAAGTTTTGGGATGAACCGTTGTCAAATTGTTGCCAATGCGCTGTTAGAATCTTGGCAAAAGGGTAAAAATGCTTTAGAAGAAAGAATAGAATTAATTAACCAACACTTTGCCAGAAATTTGATTGATGTGCAGCATCCCTATCTTAATCCGGCTTCTGAGGATATTTATCAGCCGTTAATTTGA
- a CDS encoding aminoglycoside phosphotransferase family protein, whose product MLLSLSSQNVIQYLHKAGLCSAEDGAAYKSVLPENSKKNGNLLVILADNRQLLIKQERHINNEQNCHELFNEWLFHQLLQQFPVIGNIGAIALSLLHFDEENSILVRSYFSEYVELGKFYQQSSMFPTAIASAIGNTLAGLHRATFNKREYRDFMSTAPAGQFRYNFYNPAQGIPSINPDTFGTIPTEALQFHLLYQRYESLESAIADLAYDWKPSCLTHNDLQLSNILVHSRWEQLDNCLTKLIDWEACGWGDPAFDLGNLLASYLGVWLSSLVVDPTLDLEESLNLAMIPLEAIQPSILALIQAYLDAFPMILEYHQDFILRVIKFAGLALIQQIQHRIESQKSFDNSNLCMLEVAKSLLTVPEQAVLTIFGISAAEILQSVPTLQKLPQPHKEQQLVRLYYEKTRLRGC is encoded by the coding sequence ATGTTGTTATCACTGTCTTCTCAAAATGTTATCCAGTATCTGCACAAGGCAGGACTGTGTAGCGCGGAAGATGGCGCTGCATATAAATCTGTATTGCCAGAAAATAGCAAGAAAAATGGGAATTTACTGGTAATCCTGGCAGATAATCGCCAACTGCTAATTAAACAAGAACGTCACATTAATAATGAGCAAAATTGCCATGAACTCTTTAATGAATGGCTGTTTCATCAACTATTACAGCAATTTCCAGTGATTGGTAATATTGGAGCGATCGCATTATCATTGTTACATTTTGATGAAGAGAATTCTATTCTGGTGCGGAGCTACTTCAGCGAATATGTGGAGTTAGGAAAATTTTATCAACAGAGTAGTATGTTCCCCACAGCGATCGCCAGCGCGATTGGTAATACGTTAGCAGGATTACACCGAGCCACGTTTAATAAACGTGAGTATCGTGATTTTATGTCCACTGCCCCCGCAGGACAGTTTCGCTATAATTTTTACAATCCTGCTCAAGGTATACCCTCAATAAATCCAGACACATTTGGGACAATTCCCACCGAAGCACTACAATTTCATCTCCTGTATCAGCGTTACGAAAGTTTAGAATCAGCGATCGCTGACTTAGCTTATGATTGGAAACCATCTTGCTTAACTCACAATGATCTACAATTAAGCAACATTCTAGTTCATTCCCGATGGGAACAGCTAGATAACTGCTTGACAAAATTAATTGACTGGGAAGCTTGCGGTTGGGGAGATCCAGCTTTTGATTTAGGAAACTTATTAGCCAGTTATTTAGGCGTGTGGCTGTCTAGCCTAGTAGTAGATCCAACATTAGACCTAGAAGAATCTTTAAATTTAGCCATGATTCCTCTAGAAGCAATACAGCCTTCAATCTTAGCTTTAATTCAGGCTTATCTTGATGCTTTTCCCATGATTTTAGAATATCATCAAGACTTCATTCTGCGGGTAATTAAGTTTGCAGGTTTAGCATTAATTCAACAAATTCAACACAGAATCGAATCCCAAAAATCCTTTGATAATAGTAATCTGTGTATGCTCGAAGTTGCTAAAAGCCTCTTAACAGTGCCAGAACAGGCAGTATTGACGATTTTTGGCATCTCCGCCGCAGAAATCCTCCAATCTGTCCCCACACTCCAGAAACTTCCTCAACCCCATAAAGAACAACAATTAGTGCGTCTTTATTACGAAAAAACTCGTCTACGCGGTTGTTAG
- a CDS encoding ATP-binding protein: protein MDHLPMLTANTISYTAVQLLQRQAASLLLYQSVLDSDVGRAFLNLLQTIRYTDADGRDCLQAYGSYFQALANSHQTWEEYLIQQILTADNPFSKLAQREEFRQLPSALVVAVQHDLQILQSLYECNSAVLSEWVQMATHLPISPVVWYQEPETLAGETGLMVSLPLLANWGDAVADLAAYYQQYGTGSFAQYRAFRWQSGQLVGITCPDAVKLSTLVGYEWQKDALVKNTEFLLSGETALHVLLYGSRGSGKSSLVKSLLNEYSHRNLRLIEVSKSELPDLPKIVELLRGVPQKFIIFVDDLSFEEDDNSFKAMKVVLEGNVTARPENVVVYATSNRRHLIREYFTDRPAPKDNNEVHGWDTMQEKLSFSDRFGLTLTFEAADQKTYLQIVQHLAANINISPEDLEYKALQWATRHNGRSGRTARQFIDFLKADLAVFGENVRNNDVNY, encoded by the coding sequence ATGGATCATCTACCAATGCTGACGGCAAATACTATATCTTATACAGCGGTGCAACTTTTACAACGCCAAGCTGCCTCTCTTTTACTGTACCAATCTGTCCTAGACAGCGACGTAGGCAGAGCGTTTCTGAATTTATTACAAACCATCCGTTATACTGATGCAGATGGGCGAGATTGCCTCCAGGCTTACGGTAGTTATTTCCAAGCTTTAGCCAACAGTCATCAAACCTGGGAAGAATATCTGATTCAGCAAATTCTGACTGCGGATAATCCTTTTAGCAAATTGGCACAACGAGAGGAGTTTAGGCAATTACCCTCGGCTTTAGTAGTGGCTGTGCAACATGATTTGCAAATATTACAAAGTTTATATGAATGTAATAGTGCAGTTTTAAGTGAGTGGGTACAAATGGCGACGCATTTACCGATTTCTCCTGTGGTTTGGTATCAAGAACCGGAAACCCTAGCAGGAGAAACGGGTTTAATGGTATCTCTTCCCCTGTTGGCAAATTGGGGTGATGCAGTAGCAGATTTAGCCGCTTATTATCAGCAATATGGAACTGGTTCATTTGCCCAATATAGAGCTTTCCGTTGGCAAAGTGGGCAGTTAGTTGGTATTACTTGTCCTGATGCGGTAAAACTGTCTACATTAGTGGGTTACGAGTGGCAAAAAGATGCTTTAGTCAAAAACACAGAGTTCTTATTGTCAGGCGAAACTGCATTGCACGTTTTACTGTATGGTAGTCGTGGTTCAGGTAAGTCTTCTTTAGTTAAATCTTTATTAAATGAATATAGTCATCGAAACTTGCGCTTAATAGAAGTTTCTAAGTCAGAATTGCCAGATTTACCAAAAATTGTCGAATTGTTGCGAGGTGTTCCCCAAAAATTTATTATTTTTGTAGATGATCTTTCCTTTGAAGAAGATGATAATAGTTTTAAAGCAATGAAAGTTGTTTTAGAGGGAAATGTAACTGCCAGACCGGAAAATGTAGTTGTATATGCTACGTCTAACCGTCGCCATTTAATCCGGGAATATTTTACTGATAGACCAGCCCCCAAGGATAACAATGAAGTTCATGGTTGGGATACAATGCAAGAAAAGTTGTCTTTTAGCGATCGCTTTGGTCTAACATTAACTTTTGAAGCCGCAGATCAAAAAACCTATTTACAAATAGTCCAGCACCTAGCAGCAAATATTAATATTTCTCCCGAAGATTTAGAATACAAAGCTTTACAATGGGCAACCCGTCATAATGGCCGTTCTGGCAGAACCGCAAGGCAGTTTATTGACTTTTTAAAGGCAGATTTAGCTGTATTTGGTGAAAATGTGAGGAATAATGACGTTAATTACTAA
- a CDS encoding tellurite resistance TerB C-terminal domain-containing protein yields MTLITNNSNNLATIKPSKIQPTIVSHRVVLGITAFSVSFGLSLVPNWDISRAFFTGIITVLATYAAAFLVDKRRRNDEWKMIGSLQRRIRDIEGLKSRILKEIHQLEEYRNLLYAETQQLENQIGDCRSQRDSLHRDIGTFAAQKKQIEAEIYNLKNEFAHLENSNIELNNSCNNLIAEKRRLELNCHASRAEINQIQPQIDTIKQQKKELENDVILLERLKPQLEEKLYELRIEIQNQELEITKQNNLLVETGITRNNLENTLKSLQNKTLEQKTEVNQLQNQISVLQDERDLLQNQVWELLQQVETINPSTLPDNEENNLDLFPFDELLEPLDPIKGKHDHTENLPAKWNNFFNHLPGYEIQVLKAILEQDNPKATIKEIAEANITMPNLLIDAINEIASNTIGELIIETNTEVPEIVEEHLLNVKTMITKYSEISYSRIQE; encoded by the coding sequence ATGACGTTAATTACTAATAATTCTAACAACTTGGCTACCATAAAACCTAGTAAGATACAACCAACTATAGTTAGTCATCGAGTCGTACTAGGAATAACCGCTTTTAGTGTCAGTTTTGGTTTAAGTCTTGTTCCTAATTGGGATATTTCTAGAGCCTTTTTTACGGGAATAATTACGGTATTAGCTACTTATGCAGCCGCATTTCTCGTTGATAAACGGCGAAGAAATGATGAGTGGAAAATGATTGGTTCTCTCCAAAGACGGATTCGAGATATAGAAGGGTTAAAATCGCGTATTCTCAAAGAAATACACCAATTAGAAGAATATAGAAATTTATTGTATGCAGAAACTCAGCAGTTAGAAAACCAAATTGGAGATTGTCGTAGTCAAAGAGATAGTTTACATCGAGATATCGGGACATTTGCGGCTCAAAAAAAGCAAATTGAAGCCGAAATTTATAATCTTAAAAATGAATTTGCACATTTAGAAAATAGTAATATAGAACTAAATAATAGTTGCAATAATTTGATTGCAGAAAAGCGACGATTAGAACTAAATTGTCACGCCTCCCGTGCTGAAATCAACCAAATTCAACCTCAAATTGATACAATCAAACAGCAGAAAAAAGAATTAGAAAATGATGTAATTTTGTTAGAAAGACTTAAACCACAACTAGAAGAAAAGCTTTATGAACTACGAATAGAAATTCAAAATCAAGAACTGGAAATTACTAAACAAAATAATCTACTAGTAGAAACAGGTATAACTAGAAATAATCTGGAAAATACGCTCAAATCATTACAGAATAAGACATTAGAACAAAAAACGGAAGTTAATCAACTACAAAATCAAATTTCTGTCTTACAAGATGAACGGGATTTATTACAAAATCAAGTTTGGGAATTACTTCAACAAGTGGAAACAATCAATCCCTCAACATTGCCCGATAATGAAGAAAATAATTTAGATTTGTTTCCTTTTGATGAATTATTAGAACCATTAGATCCAATAAAGGGGAAACATGATCACACCGAAAATTTACCAGCAAAATGGAATAATTTTTTCAACCATCTCCCCGGTTATGAAATTCAGGTTTTGAAAGCCATACTGGAACAAGACAACCCCAAAGCTACTATTAAAGAAATTGCTGAAGCTAATATTACTATGCCCAATCTTTTGATTGATGCTATTAATGAAATAGCTAGTAATACGATTGGTGAATTAATTATTGAAACCAATACTGAAGTTCCTGAAATTGTTGAAGAACATTTATTAAATGTGAAAACAATGATTACTAAATATTCAGAAATCAGTTACAGCAGAATTCAGGAGTAA
- a CDS encoding Rieske (2Fe-2S) protein — translation MAWTQVLAANALAAGAREVVKVGDRKILLLNHENQLYAVDDTCPHLKMSLKKGKIEDGAIVCPFHRSAFDLGNGEVKTWCPFPPVVGKLLSMVSSEKTLPTYPIKVEAGNILIDV, via the coding sequence ATGGCTTGGACTCAAGTTTTAGCTGCTAACGCACTGGCTGCTGGTGCGCGGGAAGTAGTCAAAGTGGGCGATCGCAAGATCTTACTCTTAAACCACGAAAATCAGCTTTATGCTGTAGATGATACCTGCCCTCACTTAAAAATGTCTTTGAAGAAAGGAAAAATTGAAGATGGGGCGATAGTTTGTCCCTTCCACCGCAGTGCATTTGACTTGGGTAATGGAGAAGTAAAAACTTGGTGTCCCTTCCCACCCGTAGTTGGTAAATTGCTGTCAATGGTTTCCTCGGAAAAAACCTTACCAACCTATCCTATTAAAGTGGAAGCAGGCAACATTTTAATTGATGTCTAA
- a CDS encoding tellurite resistance TerB family protein: protein MTKYDYIFKSKETIKESLNAQEAVAAIAVITTIVDSGSEDIDAESLADILWEFEIFDEYSEEEMLETVDRLIEIAGEVGLGSLFNAANAAISGEAVLDGFAAGVIMLLDAENLIIPANKKVFLKQLQIALELDDEEAEEIIKEIIASIEAGDEEEYVEEEYEAVIFNEAGEQFYQSPLGNFIVPIPVNSEQGGTLQTEEGMVSFSDDTGTLLRIDYYPLSLEEIDDLESQEDEVYLHRVLVDKYVPQAIISHVPTAEVKYKEYWQDTLETYYYVLVNMPQGSTISKQETNGNNGIRLDAYRGLLSFVNNECLYIVSSQRSFLNGEISRSVKEEAKKMRKAILDFVNTIEFA from the coding sequence ATGACAAAGTATGATTATATTTTCAAATCGAAAGAGACGATCAAAGAATCATTAAATGCACAAGAAGCGGTAGCGGCAATCGCTGTAATTACAACAATAGTTGATTCTGGCAGTGAAGACATAGATGCCGAAAGTTTAGCTGATATTCTTTGGGAGTTTGAGATATTTGATGAATACTCAGAAGAAGAAATGCTAGAAACGGTGGATAGACTCATAGAAATTGCCGGAGAGGTGGGATTAGGTTCTTTGTTTAATGCTGCTAATGCGGCGATTTCTGGTGAGGCAGTTTTAGATGGTTTTGCGGCTGGAGTGATTATGCTTTTAGATGCGGAAAATTTAATTATCCCGGCAAATAAAAAGGTTTTTCTGAAACAACTACAAATAGCTTTAGAACTGGATGATGAAGAAGCAGAAGAAATTATCAAAGAGATAATTGCCTCAATAGAAGCTGGGGATGAGGAGGAATATGTCGAGGAAGAATATGAAGCAGTTATTTTCAATGAAGCTGGTGAACAATTTTATCAATCACCTTTGGGTAACTTTATAGTTCCTATTCCTGTAAATTCTGAACAGGGAGGAACACTGCAAACTGAGGAAGGAATGGTGAGTTTTTCGGACGATACTGGGACTTTACTGAGAATTGATTATTATCCTCTCTCCCTAGAAGAAATTGATGATCTAGAATCCCAAGAAGATGAGGTATATCTGCATAGAGTTTTGGTGGATAAATATGTCCCTCAAGCCATTATTTCTCATGTTCCTACGGCGGAAGTGAAATATAAAGAATATTGGCAAGATACTTTAGAAACTTATTACTATGTATTAGTAAATATGCCTCAAGGTTCAACTATATCCAAGCAGGAAACTAATGGCAATAATGGCATAAGATTAGATGCCTATAGAGGATTGCTGTCTTTTGTCAATAATGAATGTTTGTATATAGTTAGTAGTCAACGCAGCTTTTTAAATGGTGAAATATCTCGTTCTGTGAAGGAAGAGGCGAAGAAAATGAGAAAAGCTATTTTAGATTTTGTCAACACGATTGAGTTTGCCTAA